One window of the Streptomyces asoensis genome contains the following:
- a CDS encoding phosphoglycerate kinase, with amino-acid sequence MKTIDELLAEGVAGKRVFVRADLNVPLDGATITDDGRIRAVLPTVKALADAGAKVVVASHLGRPKGAPDPAFSLASAAARLGELLGSAVAFATDTVGESARSTVAGLTDGQVAVIENLRFNAGETSKDDAERGAFADRLAELADLYVGDGFGAVHRKHASVYDLPARLPHAAGFLIATEVGVLKKLTEDVKRPYVVALGGAKVSDKLAVIDQLLGKADRILIGGGMAYTFLKAQGHEIGVSLLQEDQLPAVREYIERAEKTGVELVLPVDVLVSTGFPDLKAKAPTNPTTVTAGAIPGDQMGLDIGPESRKLYASKLADAGTVFWNGPMGVFEHPDYAEGTKAVAQALIDSPAFTVVGGGDSAAAVRLLGFDENAFGHISTGGGASLEYLEGKTLPGLAALEG; translated from the coding sequence ATGAAGACGATCGACGAACTTCTCGCCGAAGGCGTCGCAGGCAAGCGGGTCTTCGTCCGCGCCGACCTCAATGTGCCGCTCGACGGCGCCACCATCACCGACGACGGTCGTATCCGCGCCGTCCTGCCCACCGTCAAGGCCCTCGCGGACGCGGGCGCCAAGGTGGTCGTCGCCTCGCACCTCGGCCGTCCCAAGGGTGCGCCGGACCCGGCCTTCTCCCTCGCCTCCGCCGCCGCCCGGCTGGGTGAACTCCTCGGCTCCGCCGTGGCCTTCGCGACCGACACGGTCGGCGAGTCCGCGCGGTCCACGGTCGCGGGCCTCACCGACGGCCAGGTCGCCGTCATCGAGAACCTGCGCTTCAACGCGGGCGAGACCAGCAAGGACGACGCCGAGCGCGGCGCCTTCGCCGACCGGCTCGCCGAACTCGCCGACCTCTACGTCGGTGACGGGTTCGGGGCGGTGCACCGCAAGCACGCCTCCGTCTACGACCTCCCGGCGCGGCTGCCGCACGCGGCCGGCTTCCTGATCGCCACCGAGGTCGGCGTCCTGAAGAAGCTCACCGAGGACGTCAAGCGGCCCTACGTCGTCGCCCTCGGCGGCGCCAAGGTCTCCGACAAGCTCGCCGTCATCGACCAGCTGCTCGGCAAGGCCGACCGCATCCTGATCGGCGGCGGCATGGCCTACACCTTCCTCAAGGCCCAGGGCCACGAGATCGGCGTCTCGCTCCTCCAGGAGGACCAGCTCCCGGCCGTACGGGAGTACATCGAGCGCGCGGAGAAGACCGGCGTCGAGCTGGTCCTGCCCGTCGACGTCCTCGTCTCCACCGGGTTCCCGGACCTGAAGGCCAAGGCCCCGACGAACCCCACCACCGTCACCGCGGGCGCGATCCCCGGTGACCAGATGGGGCTGGACATCGGTCCCGAGTCCCGCAAGCTGTACGCCTCGAAGCTCGCCGACGCCGGCACCGTCTTCTGGAACGGCCCCATGGGCGTCTTCGAGCACCCCGACTACGCCGAGGGCACCAAGGCGGTCGCCCAGGCCCTCATCGACTCCCCGGCCTTCACGGTCGTCGGCGGCGGCGACTCCGCCGCGGCCGTCCGCCTCCTGGGCTTCGACGAGAACGCATTCGGCCACATCTCGACCGGTGGTGGCGCCTCCCTCGAATACCTCGAGGGCAAGACGCTCCCCGGCCTCGCCGCACTGGAGGGCTGA
- the whiA gene encoding DNA-binding protein WhiA, which produces MAMTAAVKDEISRLPVTRTCCRKAEVSAVLRFAGGLHLVSGRIVIEAELDTAMAARRLKRDILEIFGHSSELIVMAPGGLRRGSRYVVRVVAGGDQLARQTGLVDGRGRPIRGLPPQVVSGATCDAEAAWRGAFLAHGSLTEPGRSSSLEVTCPGPEAALALVGAARRLSIAAKAREVRGVDRVVVRDGDAIGALLTRLGAHESVLAWEERRMRREVRATANRLANFDDANLRRSARAAVAAGARVQRALEILGDEVPEHLAAAGRLRMDHKQASLEELGALADPPLTKDAVAGRIRRLLAMADKRASDLGIAGTDANLSDELADNLVG; this is translated from the coding sequence ATGGCGATGACGGCAGCGGTGAAGGACGAGATTTCCCGGCTCCCCGTCACCCGGACCTGCTGTAGAAAGGCGGAGGTCTCCGCCGTTCTGCGGTTCGCCGGCGGCCTCCACCTGGTGAGCGGGCGGATCGTGATCGAGGCGGAGCTGGACACCGCGATGGCGGCCCGCCGGCTCAAGCGGGACATCCTGGAGATCTTCGGCCACAGCTCGGAGCTGATCGTGATGGCCCCGGGCGGTCTGCGCCGCGGCTCGCGCTATGTGGTGCGGGTGGTCGCGGGCGGTGACCAGCTGGCCCGGCAGACGGGACTCGTCGACGGCCGTGGCCGTCCGATCCGGGGTCTGCCCCCGCAGGTGGTCTCCGGCGCGACCTGTGACGCGGAGGCGGCCTGGCGCGGGGCCTTCCTGGCGCACGGCTCGCTCACCGAGCCCGGCCGCTCGTCCTCCCTGGAGGTGACCTGCCCTGGCCCGGAGGCCGCGCTGGCGCTGGTCGGCGCCGCCCGCCGGCTGTCCATCGCGGCGAAGGCCCGTGAGGTGCGCGGGGTCGACCGGGTCGTGGTCCGTGACGGCGACGCGATCGGCGCGCTGCTCACCCGGCTGGGCGCGCACGAGTCGGTGCTGGCCTGGGAGGAGCGCCGGATGCGCCGCGAGGTGCGGGCCACGGCGAACCGTCTCGCGAACTTCGACGACGCCAACCTGCGCCGCTCGGCGCGTGCGGCCGTCGCCGCCGGGGCCCGTGTCCAGCGCGCCCTGGAGATCCTCGGTGACGAGGTGCCCGAGCACCTCGCGGCGGCCGGCCGGCTCCGTATGGACCACAAGCAGGCCTCCCTGGAGGAGCTGGGCGCGCTCGCCGACCCGCCGCTGACGAAGGACGCGGTCGCCGGACGGATCCGCCGGCTGCTGGCGATGGCCGACAAGCGGGCCTCCGACCTCGGCATCGCGGGCACGGACGCCAACCTCAGCGACGAGCTCGCCGACAATCTGGTCGGCTGA
- a CDS encoding RNA polymerase-binding protein RbpA — protein MASGNAIRGSRVGAGPMGEAERGESAPRLRISFWCSNGHETVPSFASDAQVPETWDCPRCGFPAGQDRDNPPAPPRTEPYKTHLAYVRERRSDADGEAILAEALAKLRGEI, from the coding sequence GTGGCAAGTGGCAACGCGATCCGAGGAAGCCGGGTCGGGGCGGGGCCGATGGGCGAGGCCGAGCGGGGCGAGTCCGCGCCGCGTCTGCGCATCTCCTTCTGGTGCTCCAACGGACACGAGACGGTGCCCAGCTTCGCCAGCGACGCGCAGGTTCCCGAGACCTGGGACTGCCCGCGCTGCGGCTTTCCCGCCGGGCAGGACCGGGACAACCCCCCGGCCCCGCCGCGAACCGAGCCCTACAAGACGCACCTCGCCTATGTGCGGGAGCGGCGCAGCGACGCGGACGGCGAGGCGATCCTCGCCGAGGCGCTCGCCAAACTGCGGGGCGAGATCTGA
- the tpiA gene encoding triose-phosphate isomerase — protein MTTRTPLMAGNWKMNLNHLEAIAHVQKLAFALADKDHEAVEVAVLPPFTDLRSVQTLVDGDKLKIKYGAQDISAQDSGAYTGEISGPMLAKLKCTFVAIGHSERRQYHNETDELVNAKVKAAYKHGLTPILCVGEELDVREAGNHVSHTLTQVEGGLKDLPAEQAETIVIAYEPVWAIGTGKVCGAEDAQEVCAAIRGKLAELYTQELADKVRIQYGGSVKSGNVAEIMAQADIDGALVGGASLDADEFVKIVRFRDQ, from the coding sequence ATGACCACTCGCACGCCGCTGATGGCGGGCAACTGGAAGATGAACCTCAACCACCTCGAGGCCATCGCCCACGTCCAGAAGCTCGCCTTCGCCCTGGCCGACAAGGACCACGAGGCCGTCGAGGTCGCCGTCCTGCCGCCCTTCACCGACCTGCGCTCCGTACAGACCCTGGTCGACGGCGACAAGCTGAAGATCAAGTACGGCGCCCAGGACATCTCGGCGCAGGATTCCGGCGCCTACACCGGCGAGATCTCCGGCCCGATGCTCGCCAAGCTGAAGTGCACGTTCGTGGCGATCGGCCACTCCGAGCGCCGCCAGTACCACAACGAGACCGACGAGCTCGTGAACGCCAAGGTCAAGGCCGCCTACAAGCACGGCCTGACCCCGATCCTGTGCGTCGGTGAGGAGCTGGACGTCCGCGAGGCGGGCAACCACGTCTCCCACACCCTCACCCAGGTCGAGGGCGGTCTGAAGGATCTTCCGGCCGAGCAGGCCGAGACGATCGTGATCGCCTACGAGCCCGTCTGGGCCATCGGCACCGGCAAGGTCTGCGGCGCCGAGGACGCGCAGGAGGTCTGCGCCGCCATCCGCGGCAAGCTCGCCGAGCTCTACACCCAGGAGCTGGCCGACAAGGTCCGCATCCAGTACGGCGGCTCCGTGAAGTCCGGCAACGTCGCCGAGATCATGGCGCAGGCCGACATCGACGGCGCGCTGGTCGGCGGTGCCTCGCTGGACGCCGACGAGTTCGTCAAGATCGTGCGCTTCCGCGACCAGTGA
- the pgi gene encoding glucose-6-phosphate isomerase, producing MNADGRTRLNQTPEWAALAKHREELGEVRLRELFAADPERGAGYTLRVGDLHIDYSKHLVTDETLRHLRELAVATDVFGLRDALFRGEKINTTEDRAVLHTALRAPRDAVIEVDGENVVPAVHAVLDKMAGFADRVRSGVWTGHTGRRIRNVVNIGIGGSDLGPAMAYEVLRGYTDRDLTVRFVSNVDGADLHEATRDLDPAETLFIIASKTFTTIETITNATSARTWLLKGLDGDDQAVAKHFVALSTNAEKVADFGIDTANMFEFWDWVGGRYSFDSAIGLSLMIAIGPDRFREMLDGFHLVDEHFRTEPAESNVPLLLGLLGIWYGNFHDAQSHAVLPYSHYLSKFAAYLQQLDMESNGKSVDRDGEQVDWQTGPIVWGTPGTNGQHAYYQLIHQGTKLIPADFIGFAEPAAELSDELKAQHDLLMANFFAQTQALAFGKTPEEVRAEGVPEELVAHKTFKGDHPTTTILARELTPSVLGQLVALYEHKVFVQGAVWNIDSFDQWGVELGKVLAKRVEPALTEGAEVPGLDASTKALVAKYRELRGR from the coding sequence ATGAACGCAGACGGCCGTACGAGGCTCAACCAGACGCCCGAGTGGGCCGCGCTGGCCAAACACCGCGAGGAACTCGGCGAGGTGCGGCTGCGGGAGCTGTTCGCCGCCGACCCCGAGCGCGGCGCGGGATACACGCTACGGGTCGGTGACCTGCACATCGACTACTCCAAGCACCTCGTCACCGACGAGACACTGCGGCACCTGCGTGAACTGGCCGTCGCCACCGACGTCTTCGGCCTCAGGGACGCCCTGTTCCGCGGCGAGAAGATCAACACCACCGAGGACCGCGCCGTCCTGCACACCGCCCTGCGCGCCCCGCGCGACGCGGTGATCGAGGTCGACGGGGAGAACGTCGTCCCGGCGGTGCACGCCGTCCTCGACAAGATGGCCGGCTTCGCCGACCGCGTACGCTCCGGCGTCTGGACCGGTCACACCGGCCGGCGCATCCGGAACGTGGTGAACATCGGCATCGGCGGCTCCGACCTGGGCCCGGCGATGGCCTACGAGGTGCTGCGCGGCTACACCGACCGCGACCTCACGGTCCGTTTCGTGTCCAACGTGGACGGCGCCGACCTGCACGAGGCCACCCGCGACCTGGACCCGGCGGAGACGCTGTTCATCATCGCGTCGAAGACCTTCACCACCATCGAGACGATCACCAACGCCACCTCGGCCCGCACCTGGCTGCTGAAGGGGCTGGACGGCGACGACCAGGCCGTCGCCAAGCACTTCGTCGCGCTGTCGACGAACGCCGAGAAGGTCGCCGACTTCGGCATCGACACGGCCAACATGTTCGAGTTCTGGGACTGGGTCGGCGGTCGTTACTCGTTCGACTCGGCGATCGGCCTGTCGCTGATGATCGCCATCGGCCCGGACCGCTTCCGCGAGATGCTCGACGGCTTCCACCTCGTCGACGAGCACTTCAGGACCGAGCCCGCCGAGTCCAACGTGCCGTTGCTGCTGGGCCTGTTGGGCATCTGGTACGGCAACTTCCACGACGCGCAGTCGCACGCCGTGCTGCCCTACAGCCACTATCTGTCCAAGTTCGCCGCCTACCTCCAGCAGCTGGACATGGAGTCCAACGGCAAGTCCGTCGACCGGGACGGCGAGCAGGTCGACTGGCAGACCGGCCCGATCGTCTGGGGCACGCCGGGCACCAACGGGCAGCACGCCTACTACCAGCTCATCCACCAGGGCACGAAGCTCATCCCTGCCGACTTCATCGGCTTCGCCGAGCCGGCCGCCGAGCTGAGCGACGAACTCAAGGCACAGCACGACCTGCTCATGGCCAACTTCTTCGCCCAGACCCAGGCGCTGGCCTTCGGCAAGACGCCCGAGGAGGTGCGCGCCGAGGGCGTGCCGGAGGAGCTGGTGGCCCACAAGACGTTCAAGGGCGACCACCCCACGACCACGATCCTGGCCCGTGAGCTGACCCCCTCGGTCCTCGGCCAGCTCGTCGCGCTCTATGAGCACAAGGTGTTCGTGCAGGGCGCGGTGTGGAACATCGACTCCTTCGACCAGTGGGGCGTGGAGCTCGGCAAGGTGCTCGCCAAGCGCGTCGAACCCGCCCTCACCGAGGGCGCCGAGGTCCCCGGCCTGGACGCGTCCACCAAGGCCCTGGTCGCCAAGTACCGGGAGCTGCGCGGCCGGTAG
- the gap gene encoding type I glyceraldehyde-3-phosphate dehydrogenase produces the protein MTIRVGINGFGRIGRNYFRALLEQGADIEIVAVNDLGDTATTAHLLKYDTILGRLKAEVSHTADTITVDGHTIKVLSERNPADIPWGDLGVDIVIESTGIFTKKADAEKHIAGGAKKVLISAPAKDEDITIVMGVNQDKYDAANHHVISNASCTTNCVAPMAKVLDENFGIVKGLMTTVHAYTNDQRILDFPHSDLRRARAAAENIIPTTTGAAKATALVLPQLKGKLDGIAMRVPVPTGSATDLVVTLQREVTKDEVNAAFKKASDDGDLKGYLSYTEDQIVSSDIVGDPASCTFDSSLTMVQEGNTVKILGWYDNEWGYSNRLVDLTVFVGGQL, from the coding sequence GTGACGATCCGCGTAGGCATCAACGGCTTTGGCCGCATCGGTCGTAACTACTTCCGCGCGCTGCTGGAGCAGGGTGCTGACATCGAGATCGTGGCTGTCAACGACCTGGGTGACACCGCGACCACCGCACATCTGCTCAAGTACGACACCATCCTGGGCCGCCTCAAGGCCGAGGTGTCGCACACCGCCGACACGATCACCGTCGACGGTCACACCATCAAGGTGCTGTCCGAGCGCAACCCGGCGGACATCCCGTGGGGCGACCTGGGCGTCGACATCGTGATCGAGTCGACCGGCATCTTCACCAAGAAGGCCGACGCCGAGAAGCACATCGCCGGCGGCGCCAAGAAGGTCCTCATCTCGGCTCCGGCCAAGGACGAGGACATCACCATCGTGATGGGCGTCAACCAGGACAAGTACGACGCGGCCAACCACCACGTCATCTCCAACGCCTCCTGCACCACCAACTGTGTGGCGCCGATGGCCAAGGTCCTCGACGAGAACTTCGGCATCGTCAAGGGTCTGATGACGACGGTCCACGCGTACACCAACGACCAGCGCATCCTGGACTTCCCGCACTCGGACCTGCGCCGCGCCCGCGCCGCCGCCGAGAACATCATCCCGACCACGACGGGTGCCGCCAAGGCCACCGCCCTGGTCCTCCCGCAGCTCAAGGGCAAGCTGGACGGCATCGCCATGCGCGTCCCGGTCCCGACCGGCTCGGCCACCGACCTGGTCGTGACGCTCCAGCGCGAGGTCACCAAGGACGAGGTCAACGCCGCGTTCAAGAAGGCCTCCGACGACGGCGACCTCAAGGGCTACCTGTCGTACACCGAGGACCAGATCGTCTCCTCGGACATCGTCGGCGACCCGGCCTCCTGCACCTTCGACTCCTCCCTGACCATGGTCCAGGAGGGCAACACGGTGAAGATCCTCGGCTGGTACGACAACGAGTGGGGCTACTCCAACCGCCTCGTCGACCTGACGGTCTTCGTCGGCGGCCAGCTCTGA
- a CDS encoding M14 family metallopeptidase: protein MRRRARSILAVGALLLGGAALAPIAQAQPGTTPKPDADEVKVFRAEVTKQQVPLLLAAGQDGHELSEQAPEKGTATVEVYLTDKQAKKLEKQGVALTEHTLSAKAENRVEAAADGVFRPYSGSGGLQEEILRTAQENPGLTKVVSIGKTVEGQDILALKLTKNAKKSEDGSKPSVLYMSNQHAREWITPEMTRRLMHYYLDTYKTDQRVKKIVDSSELWFVLSANPDGYDYTFENTDNRLWRKNLRDVNGDGVISTGDGVDLNRNFPYKWGYDDEGSSPNPTSQTYRGASPGSEPETRALDAFEKRIGFTYGINYHSAAELLLYGVGWQVATDTPDDVVYKALAGTPDNSAIPGYHPQVSSELYTTNGEADGHAANVNGAAMFTPEMSTCQTASNIDPNDQWNAADCQSGFNFPDDEKLIQDEFAKNVPFALSVAESAAQPDQPKSSVGLAAADFTPAPFTTSYSRGADQEVSVVARKAIRDKELKYRVNGGRTWDQALKAWKGGEIFGGDDNLYYDEYRAKVQDGEPGDKVEVWFTGETKNGKKVSSAHFTYTIAARPKADTLVVAEEGTAATQAQTYVDALKANGRKAIVWDVASQGAPDALGVLSHFDTVVHYTGASVPGNPTQLELRAFLNEGGKLIEAGELAGGNVDLGDGTPSNDFSQYYLGAYSRTSTPGATGFTGSGKLGGAGGALGPATGNPLDRAGTYGVTSDELPAGAYPQFASAGAGRFAGTVNPYGPFTGSYMAAAVHTDDGYKRLTRTIDLTGVGAASKPALRTQLLWDTEPGYDNAIVEIHTVGADDWTTLPEAGGATSTAVPAECGGGFYIGEHPWLRHYLTLGAGDCTATGSTGSWNALTGASSGWQQVNFDLSGYAGKQVEVSIAYVTDPGSGGHGVLVDDTSLVVGGSATGTEGFETSLGAWQVVGPPAGSPAVLKDWTRTGALFQTYGAVTTDDTVLLGFGLEHVTAAADRVALIGKALASLES from the coding sequence ATGAGACGAAGAGCGAGATCGATCCTCGCTGTCGGCGCGCTGCTGCTCGGCGGAGCGGCACTCGCACCCATCGCCCAGGCACAGCCCGGCACCACACCGAAACCCGACGCGGACGAGGTCAAGGTCTTCCGCGCCGAGGTCACCAAGCAGCAGGTACCCCTGCTGCTGGCGGCCGGCCAGGACGGTCACGAACTCAGCGAGCAGGCGCCCGAGAAGGGCACCGCGACGGTCGAGGTCTACCTCACCGACAAGCAGGCGAAGAAGCTCGAGAAGCAGGGCGTCGCCCTCACCGAGCACACTCTTTCGGCCAAGGCGGAGAACCGCGTCGAGGCCGCCGCCGACGGTGTGTTCCGGCCGTACAGCGGCAGCGGCGGTCTCCAGGAGGAGATCCTCCGCACCGCCCAGGAGAACCCGGGCCTCACCAAGGTCGTCTCCATCGGCAAGACGGTCGAAGGCCAGGACATCCTCGCGCTCAAACTGACCAAGAACGCGAAGAAGTCCGAGGACGGTTCCAAGCCCTCGGTCCTCTACATGTCCAACCAGCACGCGCGGGAGTGGATCACCCCGGAGATGACCCGGCGGCTGATGCACTACTACCTGGACACCTACAAGACCGACCAGCGCGTCAAGAAGATCGTCGACTCCAGCGAGCTGTGGTTCGTCCTGTCGGCCAACCCCGACGGCTACGACTACACCTTCGAGAACACCGACAACCGCCTCTGGCGCAAGAACCTGCGGGACGTCAACGGCGACGGCGTGATCTCCACCGGCGACGGCGTCGACCTCAACCGCAACTTCCCCTACAAGTGGGGCTACGACGACGAGGGTTCGTCCCCGAACCCCACCAGCCAGACCTACCGCGGCGCGAGCCCCGGCTCCGAACCCGAGACCCGGGCGCTCGACGCCTTCGAGAAGCGGATCGGGTTCACGTACGGCATCAACTACCACTCCGCCGCCGAGCTGCTGCTCTACGGCGTCGGCTGGCAGGTTGCGACCGACACCCCCGACGACGTCGTCTACAAGGCGCTCGCCGGCACCCCCGACAACTCCGCGATCCCGGGCTACCACCCGCAGGTCTCCTCGGAGTTGTACACGACCAACGGCGAGGCCGACGGGCACGCGGCGAACGTCAACGGCGCGGCGATGTTCACCCCCGAGATGTCGACCTGCCAGACCGCGTCGAACATCGACCCGAACGACCAGTGGAACGCCGCCGACTGCCAGTCGGGCTTCAACTTCCCCGACGACGAGAAGCTGATCCAGGACGAGTTCGCCAAGAACGTGCCCTTCGCGCTCTCCGTCGCGGAGTCCGCCGCGCAGCCCGACCAGCCGAAGTCCTCGGTCGGTCTGGCCGCCGCCGACTTCACCCCGGCGCCGTTCACCACCTCGTACTCGCGCGGCGCCGACCAGGAGGTCTCCGTCGTCGCCCGCAAGGCGATCCGCGACAAGGAGCTCAAGTACCGCGTCAACGGCGGCCGTACCTGGGACCAGGCGCTCAAGGCCTGGAAGGGCGGCGAGATCTTCGGCGGTGACGACAACCTCTACTACGACGAGTACCGGGCCAAGGTGCAGGACGGCGAACCGGGCGACAAGGTCGAGGTGTGGTTCACCGGCGAGACCAAGAACGGCAAGAAGGTCTCCAGCGCGCACTTCACCTACACGATCGCCGCGCGGCCCAAGGCCGACACCCTCGTCGTGGCCGAGGAAGGCACGGCCGCCACACAGGCGCAGACCTACGTCGACGCGCTGAAGGCCAACGGCCGCAAGGCGATCGTCTGGGACGTCGCCTCTCAGGGCGCACCCGACGCGCTCGGCGTGCTGAGCCACTTCGACACCGTCGTCCACTACACGGGCGCGAGCGTCCCCGGCAATCCGACCCAGCTCGAACTGCGCGCCTTCCTCAACGAGGGCGGCAAGCTGATCGAGGCGGGCGAGCTGGCCGGCGGCAACGTCGACCTCGGTGACGGCACCCCGTCGAACGACTTCAGCCAGTACTACCTGGGCGCCTACTCCCGTACGTCGACCCCCGGCGCCACCGGCTTCACCGGCTCCGGCAAGCTCGGCGGTGCCGGCGGGGCCCTCGGCCCGGCGACCGGCAACCCGCTCGACAGGGCGGGCACGTACGGCGTCACCTCGGACGAGCTGCCGGCGGGCGCGTACCCGCAGTTCGCCAGCGCGGGAGCCGGTCGGTTCGCCGGGACGGTCAACCCGTACGGGCCGTTCACGGGCTCGTACATGGCCGCCGCCGTGCACACCGACGACGGCTACAAGCGTCTCACCCGCACCATCGACCTCACCGGGGTCGGCGCGGCGAGCAAGCCGGCCCTGCGCACCCAGCTGCTGTGGGACACCGAGCCCGGCTACGACAACGCGATCGTCGAGATCCACACGGTCGGCGCCGACGACTGGACGACGCTCCCCGAGGCGGGCGGCGCCACCAGCACCGCCGTCCCCGCGGAGTGCGGCGGCGGCTTCTACATCGGCGAGCACCCGTGGCTGCGGCACTACCTCACCCTCGGTGCGGGCGACTGCACCGCGACCGGCAGCACCGGCTCCTGGAACGCCCTCACCGGCGCCTCCAGCGGCTGGCAGCAGGTGAACTTCGACCTGAGCGGTTACGCGGGCAAGCAGGTCGAGGTCTCGATCGCCTACGTCACCGACCCCGGCAGCGGCGGCCACGGCGTCCTCGTGGACGACACCTCGCTGGTCGTCGGCGGCTCCGCCACCGGGACCGAGGGCTTCGAGACGTCGCTCGGCGCCTGGCAGGTCGTGGGTCCGCCCGCGGGCAGCCCGGCCGTCCTGAAGGACTGGACGCGCACCGGCGCCCTCTTCCAGACGTACGGAGCGGTCACCACCGACGACACCGTGCTGCTGGGCTTCGGTCTGGAGCACGTCACCGCGGCGGCCGACCGTGTCGCGCTCATCGGAAAGGCACTCGCCTCACTTGAGAGCTGA
- a CDS encoding gluconeogenesis factor YvcK family protein, with the protein MTGRSPRLGRLRRGAHDGRVVRPVEARGGKPRRRGTQPKVVALGGGMGLSASLTALRRITGDLTGVVTVADDGGSSGRLREELGVLPPGDLRKALAALCGDDDWGQTWARVIQHRFQSQGEINGHAVGNLLIVALWEQLGDHVQALDLVGKLLGAQGRVLPMSAVPLELQALVKGHDPERPDDVDTVRGQATVALTPGEVQSVHLVPNDPPAVPEAVDAVLDADWVVLGPGSWFSSVMPHLLVPDLLDALMETKARRVLSLNLAPQPGETDGFSPQRHLEVLGRHAPKLALDVVLADVAAVPDRDSLTDAAKRFGAAVELAPVARPDGTPRHDPELLAAAYDRIFRMHGRIGPWR; encoded by the coding sequence ATGACAGGACGTTCTCCACGGCTCGGCCGACTGCGCAGGGGCGCCCACGACGGGCGTGTGGTCCGGCCGGTCGAGGCACGCGGCGGGAAACCGCGCCGCCGCGGCACCCAGCCCAAGGTCGTCGCCCTCGGCGGCGGCATGGGACTGTCCGCCTCGCTCACCGCGCTGCGCCGGATCACGGGCGACCTCACCGGCGTCGTCACGGTGGCCGACGACGGTGGTTCCAGCGGCCGGCTGCGTGAGGAGCTGGGCGTACTGCCGCCCGGTGACCTGCGCAAGGCGCTGGCCGCGCTGTGCGGTGACGACGACTGGGGCCAGACCTGGGCCCGGGTCATCCAGCACCGTTTCCAGTCGCAGGGCGAGATCAACGGCCACGCGGTGGGCAATCTGCTGATCGTCGCCCTGTGGGAGCAGCTCGGCGACCATGTCCAGGCTCTGGACCTGGTCGGCAAGCTGCTGGGCGCGCAGGGGCGCGTGCTGCCCATGTCCGCCGTACCGCTGGAGCTCCAGGCGCTGGTCAAGGGGCACGATCCGGAGCGGCCGGACGACGTCGACACGGTCCGGGGACAGGCGACGGTGGCGTTGACGCCCGGCGAGGTGCAGTCCGTGCACCTGGTGCCGAACGACCCGCCGGCCGTCCCGGAGGCGGTCGACGCCGTCCTGGACGCCGACTGGGTGGTGCTCGGGCCCGGTTCCTGGTTCTCCTCGGTCATGCCGCACCTGCTGGTGCCCGATCTGCTGGACGCCCTCATGGAGACGAAGGCGCGCCGGGTGCTCTCCCTGAACCTCGCCCCGCAGCCCGGAGAAACCGACGGCTTCTCCCCGCAGCGTCATTTGGAGGTTTTGGGACGACACGCCCCTAAACTCGCCCTGGACGTGGTGCTGGCCGACGTGGCCGCCGTGCCCGACCGCGACTCGCTGACCGACGCCGCCAAACGGTTCGGGGCCGCGGTCGAGCTGGCGCCGGTGGCCCGGCCCGACGGCACCCCGAGGCATGACCCGGAGCTGTTGGCTGCCGCGTACGACCGTATTTTTCGGATGCATGGAAGGATCGGCCCATGGCGATGA
- the secG gene encoding preprotein translocase subunit SecG codes for MGFSIALIVFSLLLMLLVLMHKGKGGGLSDMFGGGMQSSVGGSSVAERNLDRITVVIGLLWFACIIVLGIVMKTNS; via the coding sequence TTGGGGTTCTCGATCGCCCTGATCGTCTTCAGCCTGCTGCTGATGCTGCTGGTGCTGATGCACAAGGGGAAGGGCGGCGGCCTCTCCGACATGTTCGGTGGCGGCATGCAGTCCTCCGTCGGCGGCTCCTCGGTCGCCGAGCGCAACCTCGACCGCATCACCGTCGTGATCGGTCTGCTGTGGTTCGCCTGCATCATCGTTCTCGGCATCGTCATGAAGACGAACAGCTGA